A genomic segment from Verrucomicrobiota bacterium encodes:
- a CDS encoding 2-hydroxyacid dehydrogenase yields MKVAVFNTKRYERPVLEKSADGFPIEFTFLEPRLDIQTALLAEGYEAVLIFVNDVANRSVLEQLAAGGTRFLLTRSAGFNQIDREAARELGIALAYVPAYSPNAVAEFTIGLILTLGRHIHEGHNRVRRADFNLEGLCGFELRDMTVGVCGTGRIGTEVVKLLSGFGCKILAYDEEPNERVMLLASYVDTREELFRYSDILTLHVPLMPSTYHLIDEVALKLMKDGVFLINTSRGALLDTPAVVEGLKSRKVGFLAIDVYEEEASLFFEDHSSDIISDDTFARLLTFPNVIVTGHQAFLTMHALRNIAETTMQSLDEFAKGLPCTHAVPAP; encoded by the coding sequence ATGAAGGTCGCTGTCTTCAATACCAAGCGCTACGAGCGCCCGGTTCTGGAGAAGTCTGCCGATGGGTTCCCCATTGAGTTCACTTTCCTTGAGCCGCGACTTGATATCCAAACCGCTCTGCTGGCTGAGGGTTACGAGGCTGTCCTGATTTTTGTGAATGATGTGGCGAACAGGAGCGTCCTTGAACAACTTGCGGCCGGAGGAACGCGCTTCTTGCTAACCCGCAGCGCAGGATTCAACCAGATCGACCGTGAGGCGGCACGCGAGTTAGGGATCGCTCTAGCCTATGTGCCTGCCTACTCCCCCAATGCCGTGGCGGAATTCACGATCGGGCTGATTCTGACTCTGGGTCGCCATATCCATGAGGGGCATAACCGGGTGAGGCGTGCCGATTTCAACCTGGAGGGACTTTGCGGTTTCGAACTGCGTGACATGACCGTCGGAGTCTGCGGTACCGGCCGTATCGGTACCGAGGTGGTGAAGCTACTGAGTGGCTTCGGGTGCAAGATCCTCGCCTATGACGAAGAACCGAACGAGCGGGTAATGCTACTGGCCTCGTATGTGGATACACGGGAAGAGCTCTTCCGCTATTCTGATATTCTGACGCTGCATGTGCCTCTGATGCCTTCCACATACCACCTCATTGATGAGGTGGCACTGAAGCTGATGAAGGATGGAGTTTTCCTTATCAACACAAGCCGTGGCGCCCTACTCGATACCCCCGCCGTGGTGGAGGGACTCAAGAGCCGTAAGGTTGGATTCCTGGCCATCGATGTCTACGAGGAGGAGGCCAGTCTGTTCTTCGAGGATCACTCCTCTGACATTATCAGTGACGACACCTTTGCTAGGTTGCTGACCTTTCCCAATGTCATCGTGACAGGCCATCAGGCCTTTCTGACGATGCATGCCCTACGCAATATCGCGGAGACAACCATGCAAAGCCTGGATGAGTTTGCGAAGGGATTGCCCTGCACGCATGCTGTGCCGGCCCCATGA
- a CDS encoding nitroreductase — protein sequence MEITRIVDEVIRGRRSVRGFLPTPVSKETILEILDVAARAPSGTNTQPWQVIVVSGEKKESLSKELIETALNPVRDAQHVQEYSYYPEKWVAPYIDRRRKVGYDLYGLLGIAKGERERMDQQFARNYSFFGAPVGLFFTIDRIMGQGSWLDYGMFLQNVMLAAHSRGLDTCPQAAFCKYHRIIARHLEIREQQMLVCGMALGYEDSSKIENTLRTKREPTTSFTHFLE from the coding sequence ATGGAAATCACCAGGATCGTTGATGAGGTGATCCGCGGCAGGCGCTCGGTGAGGGGATTTCTACCGACTCCCGTGTCCAAGGAAACCATCCTGGAGATCCTGGATGTTGCTGCCCGCGCCCCCTCCGGGACGAATACGCAGCCTTGGCAAGTGATCGTCGTGAGTGGGGAGAAGAAGGAATCCCTCTCCAAGGAACTCATCGAGACCGCACTGAATCCCGTGCGCGATGCGCAGCATGTGCAGGAATACTCCTACTATCCGGAGAAGTGGGTGGCCCCCTATATCGATCGGAGGCGCAAGGTTGGCTACGATCTCTACGGACTACTCGGGATTGCGAAGGGAGAGCGTGAGCGCATGGATCAACAGTTTGCGCGCAATTACTCCTTCTTCGGCGCTCCGGTCGGACTCTTCTTTACCATCGATCGGATCATGGGACAGGGCAGCTGGCTCGACTACGGCATGTTCTTACAAAACGTCATGCTGGCCGCGCACTCCCGAGGCCTCGATACCTGCCCCCAGGCGGCCTTCTGCAAATACCACCGCATCATTGCGCGGCATCTAGAGATTCGCGAACAGCAGATGCTCGTCTGCGGCATGGCACTGGGTTACGAGGATTCTTCAAAAATCGAAAACACACTCCGCACGAAACGCGAACCTACCACGAGCTTCACCCACTTCCTAGAGTAA
- a CDS encoding family 1 glycosylhydrolase has translation MHQATLRIKLPFFLLPLLTLAFSGCISPVPHYRPPAKAIVLGKLPKEPFWWGTSTASFQNEDRGCAPGSKWYYRTDWDCFADEGGAPPRGDEGVFSWSEFDKDLAALRKLGVNHFRFGVEWARIEPRKGVINEAALRQYGGMARKCREAGIEPLITLWHFTFPDWLCPKDKSKANFLNPDVRTAWQAHVRRVVKATKGDVRIYIPQNEPNGALQLGWLAAHWPPGLLMRPGSYKKAMRVSADMFRDAAGIVREERSDALIMGIYSLPHWNKARFLDPTRSVYNLMQHQNFDQLDMVADTCDLIGVNYYYSQQASAIRFIFRPSGEHNSGYTQLGWEIVPTGLYHILKDIDGRYHKPIVISENGIGTQSGQKSIRYFREHIAQMRRAINEGVDVRGYFPWTLVDNYEWTEGWNHAQFGLFSYDKKTHNRIPTPSALWYAKFIEAYPEP, from the coding sequence ATGCATCAAGCAACCTTACGGATAAAGTTACCGTTTTTCCTGCTCCCTCTGCTCACCCTTGCCTTCAGCGGATGCATCTCGCCCGTTCCTCACTACCGGCCTCCGGCCAAGGCGATTGTTCTCGGGAAGCTCCCTAAGGAGCCATTCTGGTGGGGCACCTCCACCGCATCGTTCCAGAATGAGGACCGGGGATGCGCCCCGGGTTCCAAGTGGTATTACAGGACAGATTGGGACTGCTTTGCCGATGAGGGAGGGGCACCACCACGCGGTGATGAGGGAGTCTTTTCCTGGAGCGAATTCGACAAGGATCTGGCCGCCCTCCGGAAACTGGGAGTGAATCATTTCCGCTTCGGCGTCGAATGGGCACGGATCGAGCCGCGTAAGGGGGTCATCAACGAGGCGGCCCTTCGCCAGTATGGCGGGATGGCGCGCAAGTGCCGTGAGGCCGGGATCGAGCCGCTCATCACCCTCTGGCACTTCACCTTCCCCGACTGGCTCTGTCCCAAGGACAAGTCCAAGGCCAACTTCCTCAACCCCGACGTCCGCACCGCCTGGCAGGCCCACGTTCGGCGCGTCGTGAAGGCCACCAAGGGGGATGTCCGGATCTACATTCCGCAGAACGAGCCCAACGGGGCCCTTCAACTCGGATGGCTGGCCGCTCACTGGCCTCCCGGACTGCTGATGCGTCCCGGTTCCTACAAAAAGGCGATGCGCGTCTCCGCGGACATGTTCCGCGACGCCGCCGGGATCGTCAGGGAAGAGCGATCTGACGCCCTGATCATGGGCATCTATTCCCTGCCCCACTGGAATAAGGCCCGCTTCCTCGATCCCACGCGCTCCGTCTACAACCTCATGCAGCACCAGAACTTCGACCAACTCGACATGGTGGCCGACACCTGCGACCTGATCGGGGTGAACTACTACTACTCGCAGCAGGCCAGCGCGATTCGCTTCATCTTCCGACCCAGCGGAGAGCATAACTCCGGATACACCCAGCTCGGATGGGAGATCGTCCCCACGGGGCTCTATCACATCCTCAAGGATATCGACGGGCGCTACCACAAGCCGATCGTCATCTCCGAGAACGGCATCGGCACCCAGAGCGGCCAGAAATCGATCCGTTACTTCCGCGAACACATCGCGCAGATGCGCCGCGCGATCAACGAGGGAGTTGATGTCCGGGGATATTTCCCATGGACCCTCGTCGACAACTACGAGTGGACCGAAGGTTGGAATCACGCGCAGTTCGGCCTCTTCTCCTACGACAAGAAGACCCACAACCGAATCCCCACCCCCTCCGCCTTGTGGTACGCCAAGTTCATCGAGGCTTATCCGGAACCGTGA
- a CDS encoding family 1 glycosylhydrolase → MTKFIRSSALAALLTILPGCVLHPLGPLDKAPENRAEKLKGYAPFAWGISTSSLQYENKAEKPGEKNYYLRDWDLLVQQKKAPVVGNALYTWSDFDKDLAALKKIGVTHYRFSIEWARVEPQPGQYNEKAIQGYVRMCRKLKEAGIEPVVTLWHFTFPAWLTDPKDSSKTNWLHPLARERWNLYVKKVVVATAPYATYYAPENEPNGQVLTAYIIGLWPPCHIFDFKGYEAATIASAEMFRDAAARIKKVKPSAKVLSVEALPWWTPAPLDPGGLLYNTVMHSNFDHLDRIYDVCDIIGFNYYYSQMAGPLSLLSEGMKHGPNFTMMGWRIDPNSLGKQIRYVGKRYDKPMMITENGIATKNEEKRLSYLRDHIAQIRKTMDEGYDVKGYFVWSLADNYEWHYGYLPKFGLSTMDPKTKERVLKPSAYYYRDVIRRSNRDQKVTPEPVGKPNGSNGANRSKAGQ, encoded by the coding sequence ATGACCAAGTTCATCCGTTCCTCGGCCCTCGCGGCCCTCCTGACGATCCTTCCCGGTTGCGTCCTCCATCCGCTCGGCCCGCTCGATAAGGCCCCGGAGAACCGCGCGGAAAAGCTCAAGGGTTACGCCCCCTTCGCCTGGGGCATCTCCACCAGCAGTCTCCAGTACGAGAACAAGGCGGAGAAGCCCGGTGAGAAGAACTACTATCTCCGTGACTGGGATCTTCTCGTCCAGCAGAAGAAAGCTCCGGTGGTCGGCAATGCCCTCTACACTTGGAGTGACTTCGACAAGGATCTTGCCGCGCTGAAGAAGATCGGTGTGACTCACTATCGATTTAGCATCGAGTGGGCCCGCGTTGAGCCGCAGCCCGGTCAGTACAATGAGAAAGCGATCCAAGGTTATGTCCGTATGTGCCGCAAGCTGAAGGAGGCGGGGATTGAGCCGGTGGTCACCCTCTGGCACTTCACCTTCCCTGCATGGCTCACCGACCCCAAAGATAGCTCCAAGACCAATTGGCTTCATCCGTTGGCCCGGGAACGCTGGAACCTCTACGTGAAAAAGGTGGTCGTGGCGACGGCCCCTTACGCCACCTACTATGCACCGGAGAACGAGCCGAACGGGCAGGTTCTTACCGCCTACATCATAGGTCTCTGGCCTCCCTGCCACATCTTCGATTTCAAGGGCTACGAAGCCGCTACGATCGCCAGCGCGGAGATGTTCCGCGATGCGGCGGCACGGATCAAGAAAGTGAAGCCCTCGGCCAAGGTTCTGAGCGTTGAGGCGCTCCCTTGGTGGACACCCGCCCCACTCGATCCTGGCGGTCTGCTCTACAATACGGTCATGCACTCCAATTTTGACCACCTCGACCGGATCTACGATGTCTGTGACATCATCGGATTTAACTATTACTACAGTCAGATGGCCGGTCCCCTGAGTCTTCTTTCCGAGGGGATGAAGCACGGCCCCAACTTCACGATGATGGGATGGCGCATTGATCCGAATAGCCTCGGTAAGCAGATCCGCTATGTCGGCAAACGCTATGACAAGCCGATGATGATTACCGAGAACGGCATCGCTACAAAAAACGAGGAGAAGCGTCTTTCTTACCTGCGCGATCACATCGCCCAGATCAGAAAGACCATGGACGAGGGATATGACGTGAAGGGGTACTTTGTCTGGTCGCTGGCCGACAACTACGAGTGGCACTACGGCTATCTTCCGAAATTCGGGCTCTCCACCATGGATCCGAAGACCAAAGAGAGAGTTCTCAAGCCCTCGGCCTACTATTACAGGGATGTGATCCGTAGATCCAATCGCGATCAGAAGGTGACTCCGGAGCCTGTAGGAAAACCTAATGGATCGAATGGGGCGAATAGGTCGAAGGCGGGTCAGTAG
- a CDS encoding peptide ABC transporter substrate-binding protein: MSRCLIALIFSALFVLSTGCSRHRERPDLIFINGAEPETLDPALITGQPEGRIVHALFEGLLRFDCKGVAGPGVASTWEISPDHCVYTFHLRPDARWSDGKGVTAHDFVDSWRRTLDPATASAYSYQLFSVKGAEDYANTPVGKTPDFKSVGVRALDDATLRVELKQPVPYFLDLCAFPTLYPVRTDLIAKYGDDWVKPGKLVGNGAFVLEDWRINDVIHLTRNPLYWDAQNVRLRTVEVLPISQANVAYNFYAAGQADLIMDKGLAPPSFLDALKTRPDFHAAPFLGTFFLRFNCAKGPFTDVRVRKAFDMALDRKRITTKITRAGETDALSFVPPGINGYTAPEGLPENQEEARRLLAEAGYPDGKGFPLTTYLYSEGELNEGVAIELQSMWKERLGVTVQLARQEWKVYLNSLGSLDFGIARSSWVGDYPDPNTFLDLFLSESGNNRTGWKNADYDRMIHAAAAETDPGKRFGVMRRAEELLVRDQVPISPLFFYVGIQLYDGNRLGGIEPNILDEHPIREILRKDHPAK; encoded by the coding sequence ATGAGTAGGTGTCTGATCGCATTGATTTTCTCAGCTCTTTTTGTGCTGAGTACGGGTTGCTCCCGACATCGCGAGCGTCCTGATCTTATTTTCATCAATGGGGCTGAACCTGAGACACTCGACCCGGCGTTGATAACCGGACAACCCGAGGGGCGAATCGTTCATGCGCTCTTCGAGGGATTGCTCCGCTTCGACTGCAAGGGGGTCGCCGGTCCTGGGGTTGCATCTACTTGGGAGATTTCTCCTGATCATTGTGTCTACACCTTTCACTTGCGCCCCGATGCCAGATGGAGTGACGGGAAGGGCGTGACGGCACACGACTTTGTCGACTCATGGCGCAGGACGCTCGATCCCGCAACCGCATCCGCCTACAGCTATCAGCTTTTTTCGGTGAAGGGTGCCGAGGATTATGCGAATACTCCCGTGGGCAAGACACCTGACTTCAAGTCGGTCGGCGTAAGGGCCCTTGATGACGCGACGCTCCGTGTAGAGCTGAAACAACCGGTCCCCTATTTTCTGGATCTCTGCGCCTTTCCGACGCTCTATCCTGTGCGGACTGATCTGATTGCCAAGTACGGGGATGACTGGGTGAAGCCTGGGAAGCTTGTCGGGAATGGAGCTTTCGTTCTGGAGGATTGGAGGATCAATGACGTTATCCATCTGACAAGAAACCCGCTCTACTGGGATGCGCAAAACGTCCGCCTGCGCACTGTGGAGGTGCTGCCGATAAGCCAGGCGAATGTCGCCTACAACTTCTATGCCGCCGGTCAGGCCGATCTGATAATGGACAAGGGACTGGCTCCGCCCTCGTTCCTGGATGCGCTCAAGACACGGCCCGATTTCCATGCAGCACCGTTCCTCGGCACCTTTTTCCTCAGGTTCAATTGCGCCAAGGGTCCTTTTACCGATGTGCGCGTGCGCAAGGCCTTCGACATGGCCCTCGATCGCAAACGCATCACCACCAAGATCACGAGGGCGGGGGAGACTGATGCGCTGAGCTTCGTGCCTCCTGGTATTAACGGATACACGGCTCCAGAGGGACTTCCCGAAAATCAGGAAGAAGCCCGTCGTTTACTCGCAGAGGCGGGGTATCCCGACGGCAAGGGGTTTCCGCTGACGACCTATCTCTACAGTGAGGGGGAGTTGAACGAGGGAGTGGCGATCGAGCTTCAGTCGATGTGGAAAGAGCGCCTGGGAGTCACTGTGCAGCTCGCCAGACAGGAGTGGAAAGTCTATCTGAACTCGCTTGGTTCGCTGGATTTCGGGATCGCTCGCTCAAGCTGGGTGGGGGATTACCCGGATCCAAACACCTTCCTGGATCTCTTCCTCTCCGAGAGCGGCAACAACCGCACGGGATGGAAGAATGCCGACTATGACCGTATGATCCATGCTGCTGCTGCCGAGACGGATCCCGGCAAGAGATTCGGTGTCATGCGCCGTGCGGAGGAATTGCTAGTAAGGGATCAGGTGCCGATATCGCCCCTTTTCTTCTATG